From Pelagicoccus enzymogenes, a single genomic window includes:
- a CDS encoding glycoside hydrolase family 43 protein produces the protein MTLATFAPRLLRLSSLAAALLLSASPLAAKPAGYLFATFKGEQTPLTEQIYFATSHDGRSWKALNGGEPVLVSEQGEKGLRDPYLLRSHDGEKFYMVATDLNINLNPDWGRAVTAGSHNVVVFESTDLVNWSEPRLIAVAPEDAGCTWAPEAIYDEENETYMVFWASTTARDDFAKHRIWAARTDDFKTFGEPFVFIEKPTTVIDTTIVNDGENYYRFTKDEKYKSITMETAPRLSGPWSDVSDFSLAHLQGYEGPEAYRLDAPSDGEPGQWCLIIDRYSQGTGYQPYVTSDLNSGQFEPAEGFQFPFHFRHGSVIPLSAAELERVESHWGTSSP, from the coding sequence ATGACGCTCGCAACCTTCGCTCCGCGCCTTCTCCGCCTTTCCAGTCTCGCCGCAGCCCTCCTGCTTAGCGCCTCCCCGCTCGCCGCCAAGCCCGCCGGCTACCTCTTCGCCACCTTCAAGGGCGAGCAAACGCCGCTCACCGAGCAAATCTACTTCGCCACCAGCCATGACGGCCGCAGCTGGAAAGCCCTCAACGGAGGCGAGCCGGTGCTCGTCAGCGAGCAAGGGGAAAAAGGCCTGCGCGACCCCTACCTGCTGCGCTCCCACGACGGAGAAAAGTTCTACATGGTCGCCACCGACCTGAACATCAACCTCAACCCCGACTGGGGCCGGGCCGTCACCGCCGGCAGCCACAACGTGGTCGTCTTCGAGTCGACCGACCTCGTCAATTGGTCCGAACCCCGCCTCATCGCCGTCGCCCCCGAGGACGCCGGCTGCACCTGGGCCCCCGAGGCCATCTACGACGAAGAAAACGAAACCTACATGGTTTTCTGGGCCTCCACCACCGCCCGCGACGACTTCGCCAAGCACCGCATCTGGGCCGCCCGCACCGACGACTTCAAAACCTTCGGCGAGCCCTTCGTCTTCATCGAAAAGCCCACCACCGTCATCGACACCACCATCGTCAACGACGGCGAAAACTACTACCGCTTCACCAAGGACGAGAAGTACAAGAGCATCACCATGGAAACCGCCCCCCGCCTCTCCGGGCCCTGGAGCGACGTATCCGATTTTTCACTCGCCCACCTGCAAGGCTACGAAGGTCCGGAGGCTTACCGGCTCGACGCCCCCAGCGATGGCGAACCCGGCCAATGGTGCCTCATCATCGATCGCTATTCCCAAGGCACCGGCTACCAGCCCTACGTCACCTCCGATCTCAACTCCGGCCAGTTCGAGCCCGCCGAAGGCTTCCAGTTCCCCTTCCACTTCCGCCACGGCTCCGTCATCCCCCTCAGCGCCGCAGAGCTCGAGCGAGTAGAGTCCCACTGGGGCACCAGCTCCCCGTAG
- a CDS encoding metallophosphoesterase family protein has translation MNDSSQHCLVLPDIHQNIDWAEAVLQKEAPAADRIVVLGDYFDTKVEAAADVAQTCLYLSQLEKRYDAPFTFLVGNHDLPYLYDLHHQRRPDASDWNPYFNGAYKPYLSESIQGHLAPQFLRKLEPFAFAQGWILSHAGLHPRHLASPDSAGLQALYDALKPQVLRLPSDKPQALAAVGAARGGTDAHGGIVWQDWFKEFEDALPWPQIVGHTLIPEPNQKGRSWDLDTKNGSYGILRGGELEIRSHPKE, from the coding sequence ATGAACGACTCCTCCCAGCACTGCCTCGTCCTCCCCGACATCCACCAAAACATCGATTGGGCGGAAGCCGTCTTGCAAAAAGAAGCCCCCGCCGCGGATCGCATCGTGGTGCTCGGCGACTACTTCGATACCAAGGTCGAAGCGGCAGCAGACGTCGCCCAGACCTGCCTCTACCTCTCCCAACTCGAAAAACGCTACGACGCCCCCTTCACCTTCCTCGTCGGCAACCACGACCTGCCCTACCTCTACGACCTGCACCACCAGCGCCGCCCCGACGCCAGCGATTGGAACCCCTATTTCAACGGAGCCTACAAACCCTACCTCTCCGAAAGCATCCAAGGCCACCTCGCGCCGCAATTCCTGCGCAAACTCGAGCCTTTCGCTTTCGCCCAAGGCTGGATCCTCTCCCACGCCGGCCTCCATCCGCGCCACTTGGCATCGCCCGACTCCGCGGGCCTGCAAGCGCTCTACGACGCACTCAAGCCGCAGGTTCTCCGCCTTCCTTCCGACAAACCGCAAGCCCTCGCCGCCGTCGGAGCTGCCCGCGGCGGAACCGACGCGCACGGCGGCATCGTCTGGCAGGACTGGTTCAAGGAATTCGAGGACGCGCTGCCATGGCCGCAAATAGTGGGTCACACCCTCATCCCCGAACCGAACCAAAAGGGCCGTAGTTGGGACCTCGATACGAAAAACGGAAGCTACGGCATCCTTCGCGGCGGGGAACTTGAAATCCGCTCCCACCCCAAAGAGTAG